In Zunongwangia profunda SM-A87, the following proteins share a genomic window:
- a CDS encoding four-helix bundle copper-binding protein, which translates to MMRSEKLVNALANCVNHCNYCADACLSTDNIVMMQNCIRTDRVCAEVCNALANVAVIEGANITDFVKYCITICQECADECKKHEHKHCQDCATACETCVEACNSYLA; encoded by the coding sequence ATGATGAGAAGTGAGAAATTAGTGAATGCCCTGGCAAATTGCGTAAATCATTGTAATTATTGTGCAGATGCCTGCTTATCGACAGATAATATCGTTATGATGCAGAACTGTATAAGGACTGATAGAGTGTGTGCCGAAGTTTGTAATGCTTTAGCTAATGTAGCAGTTATTGAGGGCGCCAATATTACCGATTTTGTAAAATATTGTATTACGATTTGCCAGGAATGTGCAGATGAATGTAAAAAGCATGAGCATAAGCATTGCCAGGATTGTGCAACCGCATGTGAAACCTGTGTAGAAGCATGTAATTCTTATCTAGCTTAA
- a CDS encoding TolC family protein encodes MLLLCLATQAQQLESYVLEAQDNSPAIDALRAKYDISREQINAVNTLPNTEFAAGYFVSEPETRTGPQQAKFSVKQMFPWFGTISARQDYASALAQQDNIEVGIALGKLRLSVSKTYFQLYELQEKIKVVKENIELLKVYEELVLKGVEVDKASAVDVLQLKMRQNKLEDQQLSLQNQLTSGKVAFNRLLNKENNALVEIADTLELPSEDIQVSAIKVHPELSKFDENLESIDFAEAINKKESAPQFGLGIDYINVGTRTDMAIPNSDSYRNGKDIVMPMLSFSIPIFNNKYSSVTAQNELRKKQISANKTQRLNELESSLSNAVSMRNSARNSVEIQLRNIALTKDAEDILMRSYESESLDFRDVLDIQEMQLDYQMKLIESLSNYFQQAAMIQYLVISNE; translated from the coding sequence ATGTTGCTGCTTTGTTTGGCAACCCAAGCACAACAACTAGAATCTTATGTTTTGGAAGCGCAGGATAATAGTCCGGCAATTGATGCTTTACGGGCAAAATACGATATCTCCAGGGAACAAATCAATGCGGTAAATACTTTGCCAAATACCGAATTTGCAGCAGGTTATTTTGTAAGTGAGCCGGAAACCAGAACCGGGCCACAGCAGGCTAAATTTTCAGTAAAGCAAATGTTTCCTTGGTTTGGAACAATTTCGGCAAGACAGGATTATGCGAGTGCGCTGGCCCAACAAGATAATATTGAAGTAGGTATCGCTTTAGGGAAGCTAAGATTATCGGTTTCTAAGACCTATTTTCAGTTGTATGAACTTCAAGAAAAAATTAAAGTAGTTAAAGAGAATATTGAGTTGCTGAAAGTTTATGAGGAGTTGGTGCTAAAAGGAGTTGAAGTGGATAAAGCCAGTGCTGTAGATGTGCTGCAGTTAAAAATGCGACAAAATAAGCTAGAAGATCAGCAATTGAGTCTTCAAAATCAACTAACGTCGGGAAAAGTGGCGTTTAATCGATTGCTGAATAAAGAAAATAATGCTTTGGTAGAAATAGCGGATACCTTGGAATTACCTTCAGAAGATATTCAGGTTTCGGCAATAAAAGTTCATCCTGAATTATCAAAATTTGATGAAAATCTGGAAAGTATTGATTTTGCTGAAGCGATCAATAAAAAAGAATCGGCTCCGCAGTTCGGTTTAGGTATTGATTATATCAATGTAGGAACACGCACTGATATGGCAATTCCCAATTCTGATAGCTATCGGAATGGGAAAGATATTGTGATGCCCATGCTTTCGTTTTCGATCCCGATTTTCAACAATAAATATTCATCGGTTACGGCACAAAATGAATTGCGTAAAAAGCAAATTTCAGCAAATAAAACTCAGCGATTAAATGAACTGGAAAGTAGCTTGTCAAATGCAGTATCAATGCGTAATTCAGCTCGAAATTCCGTTGAAATTCAACTTCGGAATATTGCCTTGACAAAAGATGCGGAGGATATTTTGATGCGCAGTTACGAAAGTGAAAGTTTGGATTTTAGGGATGTGTTGGATATTCAGGAAATGCAGTTGGATTACCAGATGAAATTAATAGAATCCTTAAGCAATTATTTTCAGCAAGCGGCGATGATTCAGTATTTAGTGATTAGTAATGAGTAG
- a CDS encoding efflux RND transporter periplasmic adaptor subunit encodes MKKTIIYTGLALITGLFVGYLVFSEVENKTEEAHTEHNASEDTMWTCSMHPQIMQPEPGDCPICGMELIPADQSDATIAGFTMTENAMKLANIQTTIVGTSNTDKSVTLSGTLETNEELNAVQSSYFAGRIEHLFINTTGEQVKIGQILATIYSPDLVAAQQELLTAVKLKGSQPKLYQAVRNKLKNWKLSDSQINAIEEGGRVKENFPVFASNSGTVTEKMVNEGDYIDRGQPLYKVANLSEVWAEFDAYEQQLSNLKEGQKLYISVNAFADKTFSGTIDFIDPILDNSSRTTKVRVVLDNRDGKLKPGMFAEAAINMETTESEQISIPKSAVMWTGERSIVYIKTNPNLPQFEMKEVTLGSEVGDFYQILDGLQKGDEVVTNGTFTVDAAAQLQGKKSMMNQNSADEDVAIQMNLPKKFQLTFKPMLQDYLNLKDALVASDTTLAKQTAKKASTKINNTDTAELNQMLVSHFKVIQNKFKAISASNDIAAQREEFIILSQNMIALVSNFDEIEEMYIQRCPMANNNKGATWLSKNKDIKNPYFGEQMLGCGETIDRLPYKN; translated from the coding sequence ATGAAAAAAACAATTATATACACAGGTTTGGCTTTGATCACTGGCCTTTTTGTTGGCTATTTGGTTTTTAGCGAAGTTGAAAATAAAACCGAAGAGGCGCATACTGAACATAATGCTTCAGAAGATACCATGTGGACCTGTTCTATGCATCCGCAGATTATGCAGCCAGAGCCTGGAGATTGCCCGATTTGTGGTATGGAACTCATCCCGGCAGATCAAAGTGATGCAACTATTGCAGGTTTTACGATGACTGAAAATGCGATGAAACTGGCAAATATCCAAACGACGATTGTTGGAACTTCTAACACAGACAAATCGGTTACTCTATCTGGAACCTTAGAGACTAATGAAGAATTAAATGCAGTGCAATCCTCGTATTTTGCCGGGAGAATTGAACATCTTTTTATTAATACCACTGGTGAGCAGGTGAAGATTGGTCAAATTCTGGCAACAATTTATTCGCCCGATCTTGTTGCTGCTCAGCAGGAGTTGTTAACTGCGGTAAAGTTAAAAGGATCGCAACCCAAATTATACCAGGCGGTAAGAAATAAGTTAAAGAACTGGAAACTGAGCGATTCGCAAATCAATGCGATCGAAGAAGGCGGAAGAGTAAAAGAGAATTTTCCTGTTTTTGCCTCAAATTCTGGTACGGTGACAGAAAAAATGGTAAACGAAGGGGATTACATAGATCGTGGGCAACCACTATATAAAGTAGCGAATCTTTCTGAGGTATGGGCGGAGTTTGATGCTTACGAGCAGCAATTATCGAACCTAAAAGAGGGCCAAAAACTTTATATTTCGGTAAATGCCTTTGCAGATAAAACTTTTAGCGGAACCATCGATTTTATAGATCCTATTTTGGACAATTCTTCCAGGACGACAAAGGTTCGGGTAGTTTTAGATAATCGCGATGGAAAACTAAAACCGGGAATGTTCGCAGAAGCGGCAATAAATATGGAAACTACTGAAAGTGAGCAGATCAGTATTCCAAAATCGGCAGTAATGTGGACGGGAGAACGATCTATTGTGTATATAAAGACCAATCCAAATTTACCACAATTTGAAATGAAAGAAGTAACATTAGGGAGTGAAGTTGGCGATTTTTATCAAATTTTAGACGGGTTACAAAAAGGTGATGAAGTAGTAACTAACGGGACATTTACCGTGGATGCTGCGGCACAACTTCAAGGTAAAAAATCAATGATGAACCAGAATTCGGCAGATGAAGATGTAGCAATACAAATGAACTTACCTAAAAAATTTCAGTTGACGTTCAAACCGATGCTTCAGGATTATTTAAATCTAAAAGATGCATTAGTGGCTAGTGATACCACTTTGGCAAAACAGACGGCGAAAAAAGCGTCAACCAAAATCAACAATACTGATACAGCAGAACTGAATCAAATGTTGGTATCTCATTTTAAAGTTATTCAGAATAAATTTAAAGCGATAAGTGCTTCCAACGACATTGCCGCGCAACGAGAAGAGTTTATTATACTTTCGCAAAATATGATCGCGCTGGTATCGAATTTCGATGAGATAGAAGAGATGTATATTCAGCGCTGTCCAATGGCAAATAACAACAAAGGCGCAACATGGTTAAGTAAAAATAAAGATATTAAGAATCCATATTTTGGAGAGCAGATGCTAGGTTGCGGCGAAACAATAGATCGCTTACCATATAAGAATTAA
- a CDS encoding heavy metal translocating P-type ATPase has product MKHKYNISGMSCQGCKSHVTKALENIPGVEQVEVDLERGSAEVAMQKHIEIEEFQQALKNAGGNYQISMPSENTSAAEEKLMTHKYHISGMSCNGCRSHVEKTLNEIGGVAKAEVNLEKAEATISMHQHIEIAEFQQALKNNGGGYEIHPAGHQYHHTEKSKNKKKSKTKGNGKWYCPMHCEGDKIYDAPGDCPVCGMDLVQEQSLSASSITYTCPMHPEIEEDKPGDCPICGMDLVSKNPEPDAQNSTYLKLRKKLWLSLVFTLPVFLIAMSDMLNNNPLYKIMDLEYWNWGQFVLSIPVVFYTAWMFFERAWKSVVNWNLNMFTLIGIGAGVAWVFSVLGLLFPGVFPDQFKTEAGTVHVYFEAATVILTLVLLGQMLEARAHDRTNSAIKELLKLAPNKATRIKDGKEEVVKIDEIEEGDILKVKPGEKIPVDGIIKEGKSSIDESMITGEPVPVEKSTDDKVTSGTINGNSSFTMVAQQVGDETLLSQIIQMVNDASRSQAPIQRLADKISGYFVPIVVLISVITFVVWAIFGPSPSYVYAFVNAIAVLIIACPCALGLATPMSVMVGVGKGAQNGVLIKNAQALELMNQIDTLIIDKTGTITEGKPSVEKIVSVGGYSESDIAGFVAALNTHSEHPLATATIKYAKMREIEIEQASNFDSVTGKGVVGELQQKKLALGNKALLDEKGINSSGKIDREIEQFQQQGKTVSYLSVAGKVEGFVVISDPVKKTSKEALTKLIEDGVEVIMLTGDNERTAKAVADEMGIAFKAGMLPQDKMREVEKLQQQGRKVAAAGDGINDAPALAKADIGIAMGTGTDVAIESAEITLVKGDLKAVLKARKLSDKVMANIKQNLFFALIYNSIGVPIAAGVLYPFFGILLSPMIAALAMSFSSVSVIANALRLRAARLS; this is encoded by the coding sequence ATGAAGCATAAATACAATATTAGTGGAATGAGTTGCCAGGGCTGCAAATCCCATGTTACTAAAGCGCTTGAAAATATCCCTGGAGTAGAACAAGTAGAGGTAGACCTTGAAAGAGGAAGTGCTGAAGTAGCTATGCAAAAGCATATCGAAATTGAAGAATTTCAGCAAGCTTTAAAAAATGCCGGTGGAAATTATCAAATATCGATGCCTTCAGAAAATACTTCAGCTGCTGAAGAAAAATTGATGACTCACAAGTATCATATAAGCGGTATGAGTTGCAATGGTTGTAGATCTCATGTCGAAAAAACTTTAAATGAAATTGGTGGGGTCGCCAAAGCTGAGGTAAATCTTGAAAAAGCCGAAGCAACCATCAGTATGCATCAGCATATCGAGATTGCAGAATTTCAGCAAGCCTTAAAAAATAATGGAGGAGGTTATGAAATTCATCCGGCCGGTCATCAGTATCATCATACAGAGAAAAGTAAAAATAAAAAAAAGTCCAAGACAAAAGGCAATGGTAAATGGTATTGCCCAATGCATTGCGAAGGGGATAAAATATATGACGCGCCGGGAGATTGCCCGGTATGCGGAATGGATTTGGTGCAGGAGCAAAGTTTAAGTGCTTCGAGTATCACCTACACCTGCCCAATGCATCCTGAGATCGAAGAAGATAAGCCCGGGGACTGTCCAATTTGCGGGATGGATCTGGTGTCTAAAAATCCTGAGCCAGATGCACAAAACTCTACTTATCTGAAATTGCGTAAAAAGTTATGGCTCTCTCTGGTCTTTACCTTGCCGGTATTTTTGATTGCGATGTCTGATATGCTAAACAATAATCCACTTTACAAAATAATGGATTTGGAATATTGGAATTGGGGGCAGTTTGTATTGTCTATTCCGGTTGTTTTCTATACCGCCTGGATGTTTTTTGAACGTGCCTGGAAATCTGTAGTGAACTGGAATTTAAACATGTTTACCTTAATAGGTATTGGAGCCGGAGTAGCGTGGGTTTTCAGTGTTCTGGGGTTGCTTTTTCCAGGGGTATTCCCCGATCAATTTAAAACCGAAGCAGGAACAGTACATGTTTATTTTGAAGCTGCTACAGTAATATTAACCCTAGTGTTGCTTGGACAAATGTTAGAGGCCAGAGCCCACGATCGCACCAATTCGGCTATAAAAGAATTACTGAAACTGGCACCTAATAAAGCTACTCGAATTAAAGATGGAAAAGAAGAAGTAGTTAAAATCGATGAGATCGAAGAAGGCGATATTTTAAAAGTAAAACCCGGAGAAAAAATTCCGGTGGATGGAATTATAAAAGAAGGAAAGTCATCAATCGATGAAAGTATGATTACGGGAGAACCTGTTCCTGTAGAGAAATCGACTGATGATAAAGTAACTTCAGGAACCATAAACGGAAATTCTTCTTTTACCATGGTTGCCCAGCAAGTTGGAGATGAAACTTTGCTCTCGCAAATTATCCAGATGGTAAATGATGCCAGTAGATCTCAGGCCCCAATTCAGCGTTTAGCCGATAAAATTTCTGGCTATTTTGTGCCGATTGTGGTGCTTATTTCTGTCATCACTTTTGTGGTTTGGGCTATTTTTGGTCCGTCACCATCTTATGTTTATGCTTTTGTGAATGCTATCGCAGTACTGATTATAGCTTGTCCCTGTGCACTTGGCTTGGCTACCCCAATGTCGGTAATGGTTGGTGTCGGGAAAGGTGCTCAAAATGGAGTTCTGATTAAAAATGCGCAGGCTTTGGAGTTAATGAATCAGATAGACACCTTAATCATCGATAAAACGGGAACCATTACTGAAGGAAAACCTTCTGTGGAAAAGATAGTAAGTGTTGGAGGATACAGTGAAAGTGATATTGCAGGATTTGTAGCTGCTTTAAATACGCATAGTGAACATCCACTAGCTACTGCCACGATCAAATATGCGAAGATGCGCGAAATTGAAATTGAACAAGCTTCAAATTTCGATTCGGTTACCGGAAAAGGTGTTGTTGGTGAACTTCAGCAGAAAAAATTAGCGCTGGGAAATAAGGCGCTTTTAGATGAAAAAGGGATTAATTCTTCAGGAAAGATTGATCGCGAAATTGAACAATTTCAGCAACAAGGAAAAACCGTTTCTTATTTAAGTGTAGCTGGTAAGGTTGAGGGTTTTGTTGTGATTTCAGATCCTGTGAAGAAAACCAGCAAAGAGGCGCTTACCAAGTTGATAGAAGATGGTGTTGAGGTAATTATGCTTACCGGTGATAACGAGCGAACTGCTAAAGCTGTTGCAGATGAAATGGGAATTGCTTTTAAAGCAGGAATGTTACCGCAGGATAAAATGCGTGAGGTAGAAAAGCTTCAGCAACAAGGTAGAAAAGTAGCTGCAGCCGGAGACGGAATTAACGATGCGCCGGCATTGGCTAAAGCTGATATTGGGATCGCTATGGGGACAGGAACCGATGTTGCCATAGAAAGTGCTGAAATTACACTGGTAAAAGGTGATTTAAAAGCGGTACTAAAAGCAAGAAAACTAAGTGATAAAGTGATGGCTAATATTAAACAAAATCTGTTTTTTGCTTTGATCTATAATAGTATTGGGGTGCCAATTGCAGCGGGTGTTTTATATCCTTTTTTCGGAATTTTATTATCACCAATGATTGCGGCTTTGGCAATGAGTTTCAGTTCGGTTTCTGTGATTGCCAATGCATTAAGGTTGCGGGCAGCAAGACTTTCTTAA
- a CDS encoding helix-turn-helix domain-containing protein, giving the protein MTENIVHIKNVVCGRCIATVEGILSKLNIPYKNVSLGEATLLKDLSTEEYTAFKLELEKVGFALIEAKNKRIVNHIKSILIDEVSNSTDQKKLSEILSAELHYEYSHITNLFTAEEGQSIQSYFNKLKIEKAKELLEYDELSIAEIAYQLGFSTAAYLSTSFKKQTGITPSEYKKMQIKDRKGLDHV; this is encoded by the coding sequence TTGACAGAGAATATTGTTCATATAAAAAATGTGGTTTGTGGCCGATGTATCGCGACGGTAGAAGGTATTCTGTCTAAACTGAATATTCCGTATAAAAATGTGAGTTTAGGAGAGGCAACGCTACTAAAAGATCTTTCTACAGAGGAATATACCGCCTTTAAGTTGGAATTGGAGAAGGTAGGTTTCGCGCTTATAGAAGCTAAAAATAAACGTATCGTAAATCATATAAAATCGATATTAATTGATGAGGTTTCTAATAGCACCGATCAGAAAAAACTCTCTGAAATTTTAAGTGCTGAATTGCATTACGAATATAGCCACATCACTAACCTGTTTACTGCGGAAGAGGGACAGAGCATTCAGTCGTATTTTAATAAACTGAAGATCGAAAAAGCCAAAGAGCTTTTAGAGTATGATGAACTTAGTATTGCTGAAATAGCTTATCAACTTGGTTTTTCAACAGCGGCTTATTTATCGACATCCTTTAAAAAACAAACTGGGATCACACCTTCAGAATATAAAAAAATGCAAATAAAAGATCGTAAAGGTTTGGATCATGTTTAA
- a CDS encoding DUF3347 domain-containing protein: MKRIHRNLFFIAFSAGIISFTSCKENKETSTETSDKEMKVSHDEIMDNETPMEMSGAEFNDEKVATNYQSYLDLKNALVASDAEAAQVAAKKLSENGEDDIIEAATKISHTLDIETQRKAFSELTHNMEPVLENAIASAAIYKQFCPMAFEGKGDYWFASSKDINNPYFGDKMLHCGRVEKIIQ; encoded by the coding sequence ATGAAACGTATACACAGAAATCTATTTTTTATCGCCTTTTCGGCAGGGATTATAAGCTTTACTAGCTGTAAGGAAAACAAGGAAACCTCTACAGAAACTTCGGATAAGGAAATGAAAGTGTCTCATGATGAAATAATGGATAACGAGACGCCAATGGAAATGAGCGGAGCTGAATTTAATGATGAAAAAGTTGCGACAAATTACCAGTCTTATTTAGACTTGAAAAATGCTTTGGTCGCTAGCGATGCTGAGGCAGCCCAAGTGGCAGCTAAAAAACTATCTGAAAATGGAGAAGATGATATTATAGAAGCAGCGACTAAAATTTCACATACATTGGATATAGAAACACAGCGTAAAGCTTTTTCAGAATTAACGCATAATATGGAGCCTGTGTTAGAAAATGCAATTGCTTCTGCTGCGATTTACAAGCAATTTTGTCCAATGGCTTTTGAAGGAAAAGGAGATTACTGGTTTGCAAGTTCTAAAGACATTAATAATCCGTATTTTGGGGATAAAATGTTGCATTGCGGAAGGGTAGAAAAAATCATTCAATAA
- a CDS encoding efflux RND transporter permease subunit, whose translation MLNKSIKFLIENKLVAVILLLVLVGWGVVNAPFNWEKARIARGIPRNPVAVDAIPDIGENQQIVFTKWEGRSPQDIEDQITYPLTTSLLGIPGVKTIRSASMFGFSSIYIIFEEEVEFYWSRSRILEKLNSLPAGLLPEGVNPSLGPDATALGQIYWYTLEGRDKEGNVTGGWDLQELRSIQDFYVKYALSSAGGVSEVASIGGYVQEYQIDVNPEKMRQYKVSLQDVVKGVKESNREIGAQTLEINQAEYLVRGLGYVKSIDDIENAVVASKDFSALKVSDVANVSIGPAARRGILDKEGAEVVGGVVVARNGANPMEVIQNVKDKIASISGGLPSKELTDGTTSQLTIVPFYDRSELIQETLGTLNEALSLEILITIFVIVIMVFNLRASILISGLLPVAVLMVFIAMKIFNVDANIVALSGIAIAIGTMVDVGVILSENIIRHLEENEAELPTNTVVYNATTEVSGAIITAVLTTIISFIPVFTMVGAEGKLFRPLAFTKTMALTASIIVALFLIPPFAASIFKKRETRKNFNLAIQALLILAGIVMIFYGFWIGLILIGLGIAGILKAQNITSEKQHNWLVVGVIATAIVFMLAVFWRPLGLDTSIFWNVIMVAIICFGLLFVFNLFKNSYTRILHWALANKILFLVFPLAIIIAGFTIMRNTGEEFMPSLNEGSFLLMPTSMPHAGVAENKRILQQLDMAVASIPEVKTVVGKAGRTESALDPAPLNMYENIIQYKPEYALNANGEKQRFKVNEDGYFVLKDGSVCANSNLKTEQTSKVSKTCKVSQLIPDENGEYYRNWRPHIKSPNDIWNEISAATKLPGITSAPKLQPIETRLVMLQTGMRAPMGIKVRGQDLRQIEAFGMKLEEILKEAEGVKDEAVFADRIVGKPYLLMDIKRDRLARYGISVSDVQDVLEVAVGGKMLSQTVEGRERYSVRVRYPRELRDSPEDLKDIYVPVENGQPVPLNELVEIRYEKGPQVIKSEDTFLIGYVLFDKMEGFAEVDVVENAQKTIQQKIEAGELKVPKGINYEFTGNYENQLRASKTLSIVVPLALLIIFMILYFQFKSVTTSFIVFTGIAVAFGGGFIMIWLYGQDWFLNFSLFGENLRNLFQMHTINLSVAVWVGFIALFGIATDDGVVMATYLTQTFSKNEPDTIKSIRASVVEAGEKRIRPCLMTTATTILALLPVLTSTGRGSDIMIPMAIPSFGGMVFALITLFVVPVLFCWKKELKLKREVSS comes from the coding sequence GGCTCGAATAGCTAGAGGAATACCAAGAAATCCGGTAGCGGTAGATGCTATTCCCGATATTGGTGAAAATCAACAGATTGTTTTTACAAAATGGGAAGGTCGTTCCCCACAGGATATTGAGGATCAGATCACCTATCCTTTAACGACTTCTTTGTTGGGTATTCCCGGAGTAAAAACGATTCGAAGTGCTTCGATGTTTGGCTTTTCAAGCATCTATATCATTTTTGAAGAAGAGGTAGAATTCTACTGGAGCCGAAGCCGGATACTGGAAAAATTGAACTCTCTTCCGGCTGGACTATTACCCGAAGGAGTAAACCCTTCTTTAGGACCCGATGCGACCGCTTTAGGGCAAATTTACTGGTATACTTTAGAAGGTCGTGATAAAGAAGGTAATGTTACGGGTGGCTGGGATCTTCAGGAATTACGAAGTATTCAGGATTTTTATGTGAAATATGCACTGTCTAGTGCTGGAGGTGTTTCAGAAGTGGCTTCTATTGGCGGTTATGTTCAGGAGTATCAAATTGATGTAAACCCTGAAAAAATGCGTCAATATAAGGTGAGCCTTCAGGATGTGGTTAAAGGGGTTAAAGAAAGTAATCGTGAGATTGGTGCACAGACTTTAGAAATCAATCAGGCTGAATATTTAGTTCGTGGCCTGGGTTATGTGAAGTCTATTGATGATATCGAAAATGCAGTGGTTGCTTCTAAGGATTTTTCAGCATTAAAAGTCAGTGATGTCGCTAATGTTTCAATAGGTCCTGCAGCACGACGCGGAATTTTAGATAAAGAGGGCGCAGAGGTTGTTGGAGGAGTTGTGGTGGCTCGTAATGGAGCCAATCCTATGGAGGTTATTCAAAATGTAAAAGATAAAATCGCTTCAATTAGTGGAGGTTTGCCTTCTAAGGAACTGACCGATGGCACCACTTCGCAACTTACGATTGTACCTTTCTACGATCGATCTGAACTAATCCAGGAAACTTTAGGGACTTTAAACGAAGCACTGAGTTTGGAGATTTTAATCACCATTTTTGTGATCGTGATTATGGTGTTTAACCTTCGAGCTTCTATTCTTATTTCAGGTTTACTTCCGGTAGCGGTATTGATGGTATTCATCGCGATGAAAATTTTTAATGTTGATGCCAATATCGTAGCGCTCTCAGGAATTGCAATTGCCATAGGGACGATGGTCGATGTTGGTGTAATCCTTTCAGAAAATATTATTCGGCATTTAGAAGAAAACGAAGCAGAACTACCAACAAACACCGTGGTTTATAATGCCACTACTGAAGTTTCTGGCGCGATCATCACTGCGGTTTTAACCACCATTATTAGTTTTATTCCGGTATTTACGATGGTAGGGGCTGAAGGAAAATTATTCCGCCCACTTGCCTTTACCAAAACTATGGCACTTACCGCTTCGATTATAGTAGCACTATTCTTAATTCCGCCGTTTGCAGCCAGTATATTCAAAAAAAGAGAAACACGAAAAAACTTCAATTTAGCCATTCAGGCACTATTGATATTGGCCGGAATTGTAATGATTTTTTATGGATTTTGGATAGGCCTAATTCTAATTGGTTTAGGGATAGCCGGGATTCTAAAAGCGCAAAACATCACCTCAGAAAAGCAACATAACTGGTTGGTTGTAGGTGTTATCGCGACCGCTATTGTATTTATGCTGGCTGTATTTTGGCGCCCACTTGGATTAGATACTTCGATATTTTGGAATGTGATCATGGTGGCGATCATTTGTTTTGGTTTATTGTTTGTCTTCAATCTTTTTAAAAACAGTTACACCCGCATCTTACACTGGGCATTAGCCAATAAAATATTATTTCTTGTTTTTCCATTGGCGATCATCATTGCCGGATTTACAATAATGCGAAACACGGGAGAAGAATTTATGCCTTCACTTAATGAAGGTTCGTTTTTACTGATGCCAACCTCGATGCCACATGCCGGAGTTGCCGAAAATAAACGGATTTTACAACAATTAGATATGGCCGTAGCCAGCATTCCTGAAGTGAAAACCGTGGTTGGAAAAGCAGGTAGGACCGAGTCGGCATTAGATCCCGCACCACTGAACATGTATGAAAATATTATTCAGTATAAACCGGAATACGCATTAAATGCGAACGGAGAGAAACAACGTTTTAAAGTTAACGAAGATGGATATTTTGTATTAAAGGATGGAAGTGTATGTGCAAATTCAAACCTAAAAACCGAACAGACTTCAAAGGTCTCCAAAACCTGTAAGGTTTCCCAGTTAATCCCAGATGAAAATGGGGAATACTATAGAAATTGGCGACCGCATATAAAATCCCCTAATGACATCTGGAACGAAATTTCAGCAGCGACAAAATTACCGGGAATTACCTCAGCACCTAAATTACAACCTATCGAAACCCGACTGGTAATGTTGCAAACCGGGATGCGCGCACCTATGGGAATTAAAGTGCGGGGTCAGGATTTAAGGCAAATTGAAGCTTTCGGGATGAAGCTCGAAGAAATCCTAAAAGAAGCTGAAGGCGTTAAAGATGAGGCTGTTTTTGCAGATCGTATTGTTGGGAAGCCATATTTATTGATGGATATTAAGCGCGATAGATTAGCGCGTTATGGAATTTCAGTTAGTGACGTTCAGGATGTTTTGGAAGTGGCTGTTGGTGGAAAAATGTTAAGTCAGACGGTTGAAGGTCGCGAGCGTTATTCAGTGAGAGTACGCTATCCAAGAGAACTTCGGGATTCGCCAGAAGATTTAAAAGATATTTATGTTCCGGTAGAGAACGGGCAGCCGGTTCCATTAAATGAACTCGTAGAAATTCGCTATGAAAAAGGGCCGCAGGTGATAAAAAGTGAAGATACATTTTTAATAGGCTATGTGCTTTTTGATAAAATGGAGGGCTTTGCTGAGGTGGATGTCGTGGAGAATGCGCAAAAAACCATTCAGCAGAAAATAGAGGCTGGGGAGTTAAAAGTGCCGAAGGGAATTAATTATGAATTTACAGGGAATTATGAGAATCAGCTTCGCGCCTCCAAAACATTGTCGATCGTAGTGCCGCTTGCATTGTTGATCATTTTTATGATCCTGTATTTTCAATTTAAATCGGTAACCACTTCATTTATTGTGTTTACCGGAATTGCTGTTGCCTTTGGAGGCGGATTTATCATGATCTGGTTGTATGGGCAGGACTGGTTTTTAAATTTCAGCTTGTTTGGTGAAAATCTTCGGAACCTATTCCAAATGCATACCATCAATTTAAGTGTCGCGGTTTGGGTTGGCTTTATTGCGCTGTTTGGTATTGCAACTGACGACGGTGTGGTTATGGCCACTTATCTCACACAAACTTTTAGTAAAAATGAACCGGATACTATCAAATCAATTCGTGCTTCAGTTGTGGAAGCCGGAGAAAAAAGAATTCGTCCTTGTTTAATGACTACCGCCACAACAATTTTAGCGCTATTGCCGGTTTTAACAAGTACTGGACGTGGTAGTGATATTATGATTCCCATGGCAATACCAAGTTTTGGCGGGATGGTATTCGCTTTAATCACGCTATTTGTCGTACCGGTATTGTTTTGCTGGAAAAAAGAATTGAAGTTGAAAAGAGAAGTGAGTAGTTAG